The genomic interval ACACTATGGAGATGCGGCATCTATCTGGTTTTCCTCCTTAGGCGATTTATTAATTAATGTGCTACTCCTTTTTTATGGCATTTATTATTTGAGTAAAAAAAATTCGATGGAACAAAAATTCCGCAATCAAAAAATTAATTTTTCGACTGCCTTTTTTTTACTTTTTTTTCTACTTTGTTTTGCCGCTTTTGTCAATCATATTTTTGTTGGATTGATTCAAAATTCCATTCTTTCTTTTGATTTTAATTCGCTTTTTAGTTTAGATGTATACAGTTATATTGCCTTGTGTATTGTGGCTTTGTTGTTTTTTAGCCTTTTTATATTGGCAGATAAAATTATTCATACGTTGCGTACTTTTGCATTCAGCGCAATTTCCGAGATGGGTGTTTTCGCTGCTGCCATTATTGCATTTGTGGGAATGTATAGTTTGCGGAACGATTTTCCTGTTTTTTTTATTTTATGGATCCTCACATTTGTTCTCATTATCCGGTTTCTGAAAAAACAAAACGATCGTTATCCTTTTTCTGGAGTCGTGTTGATTTTATTGTTTTTTTCCTTTTATTCGATGTTTACGTTTACTCATTTTTGCGCTTTGCGCGAGAAAGAAAATCGTAAAATATTTGCTGAAAAAATAGCTACGGAACGCGATCCACTTGCCGAACATCTTTTTAATGAGGTAGAACAAAAAATACAAAATGATGCAGCATTAAAAAAAATCCTGAGTTCGAAAAATAGTGTGGAGCGCAAGACATTCGAAAAAGTAATTCTTCAAAAATATTTTGGTGGTTATTGGAATAAATATCAAATCAATGTTGCTGTTTTTGATAGTATCTGCGCACCTTTGGTAAATGGTATCAATATGAATTTTGATGAACTTTCGTATTTCGAAAACGCCATCAAAAACCAAAGTACAAGTACGGAAAGCCCTGATTTTTTTTACTTGAATAATTCATCTCAAAAAATAAATTACCTCGCTCGTGTAGCTATCAATTCCTCGTTTCATAAAAAGGAATTGATAGGAACTTTATATCTTTCTTTCAACCCAAATTTGGCAACGGAAGAGATTCGATTTCCAGATTTATTGCTCGACAAAAGTGCCGGAACGGATCAGGAATGGGACAACTATTCTTATGCGAAATACAGCAATGGCAAGCTAATTAGCTATCACGGAAAATTTCCGTACAGTTTAACAAATGATTATTTGGGTGTTTTGCAAGTAGGTTCATTTGGCTTTGTAAATAAAGACGGATTCAACCATTTGCTATATCGCCCAGATGCTTCGTCTTTTGTTATTCTCAGTAAAAAAATAGTTTCTACGTTTGATAGCATCACTACGTTTTCTTATTTGTTTGCATTTTTCAGCGTTTTGTTATTGTTTTTTTTAGTGTCGCAGCAAATTTTCCTGAACGGAAAACCGCTCTCTTTTAATTTTAAAAATCGTGTACAATACTTGCTAGTAGCCATTGTCGTTATTTCCATCGGACTTTTCGGAACAGCGACTATTTTTTATTTCAACAAACAATTTCAGGATACGAATAAACAAAATATCAATGAAAAAATGGTTTCGGCTTTGATTGATATTCAGCAGGATTTGGGCGATAATTATGAGCTGATAAAAAACAATCACGATTACATGAATTATATTTTGAAAAAAAATTCGACTGTTTTTTTTACAGATATTAATTTGTACGATACGCTTGGAAACTTGCATGCAACGTCCATTCCGAAGATTTTTGACGAAGGATTAATTTCACAAAAAATTTGCCCGCTTGCTTTTTATGAATTTACGGTGAATCATAAAATCGCGTATACAGATGAAGAAACAATCGGAAAATTAAATTATTTATCAGCGTATATTTTACTGAAAAATAATAGAGGCAAATTACTTGGATACCTTAATATGCCTTACTTTGAGAAGGAAGGAAATCTTCAAACAGAAATTTCCACGTTCATTTCAACACTCATAAATATTTATGTTTTATTGTTTGTGCTTTCTCTTTTTCTTACGGTTTTTATTTCAGATTATATCACGCGCCCGCTCAAATTAATTCAAGATAAATTGAGTCGCATCCGATTGGGAAAAACCAATGAAATGATTGATTGGAAAGAGAATGACGAGATTGGAAGTTTGGTAAAAGAATACAATCGAATGATTGCAGAACTCGCGGAAAATGCGGATTTATTGGTAAAATCAGAACGAGAAACTGCTTGGCGCGAAATGGCAAAACAAGTAGCGCATGAAATTAAAAATCCGCTGACGCCGATGAAACTTAGTATTCAGCAGTTACAGCGCACGTTTAAAGATCATCGTGCGGATATGGAAACGCACGTGCAACAGCTTACGGAAAGCCTTATCGAACAAATTGAAACACTTTCTTCCATCGCCAATTCCTTTGCTGCTTTTGCGAAAATGCCGAAAGCACTTTCTGAAAAAGTGGAATTAAAATCCA from Bacteroidia bacterium carries:
- a CDS encoding HAMP domain-containing sensor histidine kinase, yielding MTEIQKKTIWEKAALLLLAVFFALAAFLISSFRPSENAKDAARFTKTLFAKERKTQSLIDSLAVEALQSSYAQLFSEHPYQKNKWYEEQGITLLIYQKDTLKYWTNQSAAFENVLPKIPENQKLVHLKNGWFEMRTKIIFSNNQPEKIVGLILLKNDYAYQNQYLENHFQSDFGINDNARIVFGSAAKTHEAFYTKEGDYLCAIHFFSDENALTSISLIGLGCAVLAILFLLFFLQKQVQEMTERFSSKSIPLLYVLLLFGFRFLSIHFRYPNSIYSLSLFNPEHYGDAASIWFSSLGDLLINVLLLFYGIYYLSKKNSMEQKFRNQKINFSTAFFLLFFLLCFAAFVNHIFVGLIQNSILSFDFNSLFSLDVYSYIALCIVALLFFSLFILADKIIHTLRTFAFSAISEMGVFAAAIIAFVGMYSLRNDFPVFFILWILTFVLIIRFLKKQNDRYPFSGVVLILLFFSFYSMFTFTHFCALREKENRKIFAEKIATERDPLAEHLFNEVEQKIQNDAALKKILSSKNSVERKTFEKVILQKYFGGYWNKYQINVAVFDSICAPLVNGINMNFDELSYFENAIKNQSTSTESPDFFYLNNSSQKINYLARVAINSSFHKKELIGTLYLSFNPNLATEEIRFPDLLLDKSAGTDQEWDNYSYAKYSNGKLISYHGKFPYSLTNDYLGVLQVGSFGFVNKDGFNHLLYRPDASSFVILSKKIVSTFDSITTFSYLFAFFSVLLLFFLVSQQIFLNGKPLSFNFKNRVQYLLVAIVVISIGLFGTATIFYFNKQFQDTNKQNINEKMVSALIDIQQDLGDNYELIKNNHDYMNYILKKNSTVFFTDINLYDTLGNLHATSIPKIFDEGLISQKICPLAFYEFTVNHKIAYTDEETIGKLNYLSAYILLKNNRGKLLGYLNMPYFEKEGNLQTEISTFISTLINIYVLLFVLSLFLTVFISDYITRPLKLIQDKLSRIRLGKTNEMIDWKENDEIGSLVKEYNRMIAELAENADLLVKSERETAWREMAKQVAHEIKNPLTPMKLSIQQLQRTFKDHRADMETHVQQLTESLIEQIETLSSIANSFAAFAKMPKALSEKVELKSILIHVADLFKQTSPAQIITQFLITENCFVMADKEQLVRVFNNLIKNAIQALPEEKDGKIELIISREKNNFLIAIKDNGTGISPEAITKIFEPNFTTKSAGMGLGLAMVKNMIDSFNGSISFETELEKGTTFFVRLPEAF